In Arachis hypogaea cultivar Tifrunner chromosome 2, arahy.Tifrunner.gnm2.J5K5, whole genome shotgun sequence, a genomic segment contains:
- the LOC112750701 gene encoding receptor-like protein 7 isoform X1: MNIQPILLLLVISMVSCDDERSLLLQFKNSLTFDPDYSTKLKTWNPSIECCDWSGVTCNDEARVIALDLIEENIQGALDNSSSLFSLQHLQSLNLASNDFNSSIPSKFNKLQTLTYLNLSGAGFVGQVPTEISQLTRLVTLDLSFYGISLDSPLVVQDFGKLVQNLTNIRKLYLDGVSISGEGHEWYNALLLLPSLEELSMSDCGLMGTFPPEIFQITTLSYIDISVNQDLHGSFLDFPLNGSLHTIIVGHTKFSGTLPLSMGNMVNLSILYLYNCHFSGTLPISFSKLTELKEMDLSNNNFVGPISSSALFEGMQSLSSIDLSYNSISGTIPSSLFMIPSLQYVDLSNNQFSKLEEFIDVFTSKLEYLDLSCNNLSGSIPPPIFQLRGLASLNLSNNKLSGPIPPSIIQHSGLNELDLSSNKFSGAMQIDALVQLKNLNDLDLSFNKIDDVNFTDVALSTFPQLRSLNLASCNLKTFPGFLRYQSGLNELDLSYNQIQGTVPNWIWRLDSLGYLDVSHNFLTNFEGPLQNLTQNLDTIFLQFNQLQGPFPGFLHYAAVVDYSSNNFSSVIPVDIGHYMSNTLYLSLANNSFHGSIPHSLCSASKLQVLDLSHNKISGKVPHCLMNLGETLGVLNLGNNELTGHIPDTFPSSCALHTVVLNENRLAGPLPKSLAHCTALEVLDVGRNQIVGAFPCFLSHISKLLVLVLRNNKFHGPMGCPKDNGLWNMIQIVDAAFNNFSGELPVKWFRGWKKMISNDDGANSELSNIQFGRDNSDPIYYQDSVTVISKGQEMELVKILTIFTSIDFSYNQFEGPIPIELMKFKALFLLNLSHNAFSGQIPSSIENLNQLESLDLSMNSLEGEIPTELANLNFLSYLNLSFNHLTGKIPTGTLLQSFEASSFEGNNGLYGPPLTKSPNHGMHALPPPEMPPCGSLACEVHWNLVSAEMGLVFGLGIIFGPLLFWKKWRVHYCQFLDKILCQIFPQLTHNFERRGGQNYKVLVWRRC; this comes from the coding sequence ATGAATATTCAACCAATCTTATTGCTATTGGTGATATCAATGGTTTCCTGTGATGATGAGAGGTCCTTGTTGCTGCAATTTAAGAATAGTCTCACGTTCGACCCTGATTATTCCACCAAGTTGAAGACATGGAATCCAAGTATTGAATGCTGTGATTGGAGTGGTGTAACCTGCAATGATGAGGCTCGTGTTATTGCTCTTGATTTGATTGAGGAAAACATCCAAGGTGCATTAGACAATTCAAGCAGCCTTTTCAGTCTCCAACATCTTCAGAGTTTGAATTTGGCTTCCAATGACTTCAATTCTTCCATTCCATCCAAATTCAACAAATTGCAGACCTTAACTTACTTGAACTTGTCAGGTGCTGGCTTTGTGGGACAAGTTCCAACAGAAATTTCTCAACTTACAAGGTTGGTTACTCTTGATCTCTCATTTTATGGCATATCTTTAGACTCACCACTTGTGGTTcaagattttggaaagcttgttcAAAACCTCACCAATATTAGAAAATTATATCTGGATGGGGTATCAATATCAGGTGAAGGACATGAATGGTACAATGCTTTGCTGCTGCTGCCTAGCCTCGAAGAATTGAGCATGTCAGACTGTGGGTTGATGGGAACATTTCCTCCAGAAATCTTTCAGATTACAACTTTGTCATATATTGACATCTCAGTAAATCAAGACCTCCATGGTTCCTTTTTGGACTTTCCACTCAATGGATCTCTTCATACCATAATAGTAGGTCATACAAAATTTTCTGGAACACTTCCTCTTTCTATGGGTAACATGGTGAATTTATCAATATTATATCTTTATAATTGCCACTTCAGTGGAACACTTCCCATCTCATTTTCAAAACTCACAGAGCTCAAGGAAATGGATTTATCAAACAACAACTTTGTTGGTCCAATTTCATCATCTGCTCTTTTTGAAGGAATGCAAAGTCTTTCCAGTATTGACTTGAGTTACAATTCCATTAGTGGCACCATCCCTTCATCTCTTTTCATGATCCCATCATTGCAATATGTTGACCTTTCCAACAATCAATTTAGTAAATTGGAAGAGTTCATAGATGTGTTTACCTCTAAACTAGAGTACCTTGATTTAAGTTGCAATAATCTATCAGGGTCTATACCACCACCTATCTTCCAGCTTAGAGGGCTTGCTTCTCTCAATTTAAGCAATAATAAATTGTCAGGGCCAATACCTCCATCTATCATCCAACATAGTGGACTTAATGAGCTTGATCTTTCCTCAAACAAGTTCAGTGGGGCAATGCAGATAGATGCACTTGTTCAACTAAAAAACTTAAATGATTTAGACCTTTCATTCAACAAGATAGATGATGTGAATTTCACAGATGTTGCACTTTCCACCTTTCCACAGCTACGCAGTCTAAACTTGGCATCCTGCAACTTGAAAACTTTCCCCGGTTTCTTGAGGTACCAATCTGGTTTAAATGAGCTGGACCTCTCATATAACCAGATTCAAGGAACAGTACCCAACTGGATTTGGAGACTAGATAGTCTTGGCTATCTTGATGTCTCTCAcaattttctaactaattttgaaggGCCATTGCAGAACCTTACTCAAAATTTGGACACCATCTTCCTTCAATTCAATCAACTGCAAGGGCCATTCCCAGGTTTTCTCCATTATGCTGCTGTTGTGGATTACTCAAGCAACAATTTTAGCTCTGTTATCCCAGTAGACATTGGTCATTACATGTCTAATACACTTTATCTTTCTCTTGCAAACAATAGTTTTCATGGCAGCATCCCTCATTCCTTGTGCAGTGCTTCAAAGCTTCAAGTTCTTGACCTTTCTCATAACAAAATATCTGGCAAAGTTCCCCATTGTTTAATGAACTTAGGTGAGACCCTTGGGGTATTGAATCTTGGGAACAATGAATTAACAGGCCATATCCCTGACACATTTCCAAGTTCATGTGCTCTACATACTGTTGTTCTCAATGAAAATCGATTAGCCGGGCCACTTCCCAAGTCCCTTGCACATTGCACTGCCTTAGAGGTATTAGATGTTGGAAGAAATCAAATTGTTGGTGCCTTTCCTTGCTTTCTGAGTCACATATCCAAGCTTCTTGTCCTGGTTTTGCGGAACAATAAATTCCATGGTCCAATGGGATGTCCTAAAGACAATGGTCTCTGGAACATGATTCAGATTGTTGATGCAGCTTTTAACAACTTTAGTGGTGAACTGCCTGTCAAATGGTTCAGAGGATGGAAGAAGATGATATCCAATGATGATGGAGCAAACTCTGAGCTAAGCAATATCCAATTTGGTCGTGATAACAGTGACCCAATATATTATCAAGATTCAGTAACGGTCATAAGCAAAGGTCAAGAAATGGAGTTGGTTAAAATCCTAACAATCTTCACTTCGATTGATTTCTCATACAATCAATTTGAAGGACCAATACCAATAGAACTAATGAAGTTCAAAGCACTATTTTTGCTGAACCTGTCACACAATGCTTTTTCAGGTCAAATTCCATCTTCTATAGAGAATTTGAATCAGCTTGAATCATTAGACCTGTCAATGAACTCATTGGAAGGAGAAATTCCCACAGAGCTTGCCAATTTGAACTTCCTATCCTATCTGAACCTCTCCTTTAATCATCTCACAGGTAAGATCCCAACAGGTACTCTGCTTCAGTCATTTGAAGCAAGTTCATTTGAAGGAAATAATGGGTTGTATGGACCCCCACTAACCAAAAGTCCAAATCATGGAATGCATGCACTGCCACCACCTGAAATGCCACCATGTGGAAGCCTAGCTTGTGAAGTTCATTGGAATCTTGTGAGCGCAGAAATGGGATTGGTTTTTGGGCTTGGAATTATCTTTGGACCCCTCTTGTTTTGGAAGAAATGGAGGGTGCACTATTGTCAATTTCTGGACAAAATTCTTTGTCAGATATTTCCTCAACTAACTCATAACTTTGAAAGGCGTGGAGGCCAAAATTACAAGGTTCTGGTATGGAGGAGGTGTTAG
- the LOC112750701 gene encoding receptor-like protein 7 isoform X2, protein MSDCGLMGTFPPEIFQITTLSYIDISVNQDLHGSFLDFPLNGSLHTIIVGHTKFSGTLPLSMGNMVNLSILYLYNCHFSGTLPISFSKLTELKEMDLSNNNFVGPISSSALFEGMQSLSSIDLSYNSISGTIPSSLFMIPSLQYVDLSNNQFSKLEEFIDVFTSKLEYLDLSCNNLSGSIPPPIFQLRGLASLNLSNNKLSGPIPPSIIQHSGLNELDLSSNKFSGAMQIDALVQLKNLNDLDLSFNKIDDVNFTDVALSTFPQLRSLNLASCNLKTFPGFLRYQSGLNELDLSYNQIQGTVPNWIWRLDSLGYLDVSHNFLTNFEGPLQNLTQNLDTIFLQFNQLQGPFPGFLHYAAVVDYSSNNFSSVIPVDIGHYMSNTLYLSLANNSFHGSIPHSLCSASKLQVLDLSHNKISGKVPHCLMNLGETLGVLNLGNNELTGHIPDTFPSSCALHTVVLNENRLAGPLPKSLAHCTALEVLDVGRNQIVGAFPCFLSHISKLLVLVLRNNKFHGPMGCPKDNGLWNMIQIVDAAFNNFSGELPVKWFRGWKKMISNDDGANSELSNIQFGRDNSDPIYYQDSVTVISKGQEMELVKILTIFTSIDFSYNQFEGPIPIELMKFKALFLLNLSHNAFSGQIPSSIENLNQLESLDLSMNSLEGEIPTELANLNFLSYLNLSFNHLTGKIPTGTLLQSFEASSFEGNNGLYGPPLTKSPNHGMHALPPPEMPPCGSLACEVHWNLVSAEMGLVFGLGIIFGPLLFWKKWRVHYCQFLDKILCQIFPQLTHNFERRGGQNYKVLVWRRC, encoded by the coding sequence ATGTCAGACTGTGGGTTGATGGGAACATTTCCTCCAGAAATCTTTCAGATTACAACTTTGTCATATATTGACATCTCAGTAAATCAAGACCTCCATGGTTCCTTTTTGGACTTTCCACTCAATGGATCTCTTCATACCATAATAGTAGGTCATACAAAATTTTCTGGAACACTTCCTCTTTCTATGGGTAACATGGTGAATTTATCAATATTATATCTTTATAATTGCCACTTCAGTGGAACACTTCCCATCTCATTTTCAAAACTCACAGAGCTCAAGGAAATGGATTTATCAAACAACAACTTTGTTGGTCCAATTTCATCATCTGCTCTTTTTGAAGGAATGCAAAGTCTTTCCAGTATTGACTTGAGTTACAATTCCATTAGTGGCACCATCCCTTCATCTCTTTTCATGATCCCATCATTGCAATATGTTGACCTTTCCAACAATCAATTTAGTAAATTGGAAGAGTTCATAGATGTGTTTACCTCTAAACTAGAGTACCTTGATTTAAGTTGCAATAATCTATCAGGGTCTATACCACCACCTATCTTCCAGCTTAGAGGGCTTGCTTCTCTCAATTTAAGCAATAATAAATTGTCAGGGCCAATACCTCCATCTATCATCCAACATAGTGGACTTAATGAGCTTGATCTTTCCTCAAACAAGTTCAGTGGGGCAATGCAGATAGATGCACTTGTTCAACTAAAAAACTTAAATGATTTAGACCTTTCATTCAACAAGATAGATGATGTGAATTTCACAGATGTTGCACTTTCCACCTTTCCACAGCTACGCAGTCTAAACTTGGCATCCTGCAACTTGAAAACTTTCCCCGGTTTCTTGAGGTACCAATCTGGTTTAAATGAGCTGGACCTCTCATATAACCAGATTCAAGGAACAGTACCCAACTGGATTTGGAGACTAGATAGTCTTGGCTATCTTGATGTCTCTCAcaattttctaactaattttgaaggGCCATTGCAGAACCTTACTCAAAATTTGGACACCATCTTCCTTCAATTCAATCAACTGCAAGGGCCATTCCCAGGTTTTCTCCATTATGCTGCTGTTGTGGATTACTCAAGCAACAATTTTAGCTCTGTTATCCCAGTAGACATTGGTCATTACATGTCTAATACACTTTATCTTTCTCTTGCAAACAATAGTTTTCATGGCAGCATCCCTCATTCCTTGTGCAGTGCTTCAAAGCTTCAAGTTCTTGACCTTTCTCATAACAAAATATCTGGCAAAGTTCCCCATTGTTTAATGAACTTAGGTGAGACCCTTGGGGTATTGAATCTTGGGAACAATGAATTAACAGGCCATATCCCTGACACATTTCCAAGTTCATGTGCTCTACATACTGTTGTTCTCAATGAAAATCGATTAGCCGGGCCACTTCCCAAGTCCCTTGCACATTGCACTGCCTTAGAGGTATTAGATGTTGGAAGAAATCAAATTGTTGGTGCCTTTCCTTGCTTTCTGAGTCACATATCCAAGCTTCTTGTCCTGGTTTTGCGGAACAATAAATTCCATGGTCCAATGGGATGTCCTAAAGACAATGGTCTCTGGAACATGATTCAGATTGTTGATGCAGCTTTTAACAACTTTAGTGGTGAACTGCCTGTCAAATGGTTCAGAGGATGGAAGAAGATGATATCCAATGATGATGGAGCAAACTCTGAGCTAAGCAATATCCAATTTGGTCGTGATAACAGTGACCCAATATATTATCAAGATTCAGTAACGGTCATAAGCAAAGGTCAAGAAATGGAGTTGGTTAAAATCCTAACAATCTTCACTTCGATTGATTTCTCATACAATCAATTTGAAGGACCAATACCAATAGAACTAATGAAGTTCAAAGCACTATTTTTGCTGAACCTGTCACACAATGCTTTTTCAGGTCAAATTCCATCTTCTATAGAGAATTTGAATCAGCTTGAATCATTAGACCTGTCAATGAACTCATTGGAAGGAGAAATTCCCACAGAGCTTGCCAATTTGAACTTCCTATCCTATCTGAACCTCTCCTTTAATCATCTCACAGGTAAGATCCCAACAGGTACTCTGCTTCAGTCATTTGAAGCAAGTTCATTTGAAGGAAATAATGGGTTGTATGGACCCCCACTAACCAAAAGTCCAAATCATGGAATGCATGCACTGCCACCACCTGAAATGCCACCATGTGGAAGCCTAGCTTGTGAAGTTCATTGGAATCTTGTGAGCGCAGAAATGGGATTGGTTTTTGGGCTTGGAATTATCTTTGGACCCCTCTTGTTTTGGAAGAAATGGAGGGTGCACTATTGTCAATTTCTGGACAAAATTCTTTGTCAGATATTTCCTCAACTAACTCATAACTTTGAAAGGCGTGGAGGCCAAAATTACAAGGTTCTGGTATGGAGGAGGTGTTAG